A window from Tachyglossus aculeatus isolate mTacAcu1 chromosome 20, mTacAcu1.pri, whole genome shotgun sequence encodes these proteins:
- the KPNA3 gene encoding importin subunit alpha-4 has protein sequence MAENAGLENHRIKSFKNKGRDVETMRRHRNEVTIELRKNKRDEHLLKKRNVPQEESLEDSDVDADFKAQNVTLEAILQNATSDNPVIQLSAVQAARKLLSSDRNPPIDDLIKSGILPILVKCLERDDNPSLQFEAAWALTNIASGTSAQTQAVVQSNAVPLFLRLLRSPHQNVCEQAVWALGNIIGDGPQCRDYVISLGVVKPLLSFINPSIPITFLRNVTWVIVNLCRNKDPPPPMETVQEILPALCVLIYHTDINILVDTVWALSYLTDGGNEQIQMVIDSGVVPFLVPLLSHQEVKVQTAALRAVGNIVTGTDEQTQVVLNCDVLSHFPNLLTHPKEKINKEAVWFLSNITAGNQQQVQAVIEAGLIPMIIHQLAKGDFGTQKEAAWAISNLTISGRKDQVEYLVHQNVIPPFCNLLSVKDSQVVQVVLDGLKNILIMAGDEASTIAEIIEECGGLEKIEALQQHENEDIYKLAFEIIDQYFSGDDIDEDPSLIPEATQGGTYNFDPTANLQTKEFNF, from the exons ACTATGAGAAGACACAGAAATGAGGTGACAATTGAACTACGGAAG AACAAGAGAGATGAACATCTATTGAAAAAGAGGAATGTCCCTCAAGAAGAAAGTTTAGAAGATTCTGATGTTGATGCTGATTTCAAAGCA caAAATGTAACACTAGAAGCTATATTGCAG AACGCCACAAGTGACAACCCAGTGATCCAGTTGAGTGCTGTCCAAGCTGCAAG aaaacTATTATCCAGCGACAGAAATCCCCCCATTGATGATTTAATAAAATCTGGCATTTTACCAATCTTAGTGAAATGCCTAGAAAGGGATGATAA CCCTTCATTACAGTTTGAAGCCGCATGGGCACTGACTAACATAGCATCAGGCACTTCTGCACAGACTCAAGCTGTGGTACAGTCTA ATGCAGTACCTCTTTTTTTGCGACTTCTCCGTTCACCGCATCAGAATGTCTGTGAGCAAGCAGTATGGGCCCTGGGAAATATTATAG GTGATGGTCCTCAATGTAGAGATTATGTCATATCACTGGGAGTTGTCAAACCTCTTCTGTCCTTCATCAATCCCTCCATTCCCATCACCTTTCTTCGGAACGTCACATGGGTCATTGTAAATCTCTGCAGGAATAAGGACCCCCCACCGCCTATGGAGACAGTTCAGGAG ATTTTACCAGCATTATGTGTCCTCATATATCACACAGACATAAAT ATTCTTGTGGACACCGTTTGGGCTCTGTCATACCTAACAGATGGAGGAAATGAACAAATACAGATGGTGATTGATTCAGGAGTTGTACCTTTTCTTGTGCCCCTTCTAAGCCATCAGGAGGTTAAAGTTCAA ACAGCAGCTCTGAGAGCAGTGGGCAACATAGTCACTGGTACAGATGAACAGACACAGGTTGTTCTCAACTGTGATGTTCTGTCTCACTTCCCTAATCTCCTGACACATCCAAAAGAGAAGATCAATAAG GAGGCAGTTTGGTTCCTTTCCAACATCACAGCAGGAAACCAGCAACAAGTCCAAGCAGTAATAGAGGCTGGACTAATCCCTATGATCATACACCAGCTGGCTAAG GGGGACTTTGGGACCCAGAAAGAAGCTGCTTGGGCAATTAGCAACTTAACAATAAGTGGCAGAAAAGATCAG GTTGAATACCTTGTTCACCAAAATGTCATACCACCTTTCTGCAATTTACTGTCAGTAAAAGACTCACAGGTGGTTCAGGTGGTTCTGGATGGTCTGAAAAACATTCTGATAATGGCTGGGGACGAGGCTAGCACAATAGCCGAAATAATAGAAGAATGTGGAG GCTTGGAGAAAATTGAAGCTTTACAACAGCACGAGAATGAGGACATTTATAAACTAGCTTTTGAAATCATAGATCAGTATTTCTCTGGTGATGAC ATCGATGAAGATCCTAGCCTCATCCCTGAAGCTACTCAAGGAGGTACTTACAATTTTGATCCCACGGCCAACCTTCAAACAAAagaatttaatttttaa